GTGCGCGCGCGCCAGTCGGTCGTGCGCTCCGGGAAACTCAAGGTCAGATTGATGTCGGTAACCCGCCGCATCGGCGTTGGCAGGGTATGGATATACAGACCGACCATCGCGCCCAGCCCATGCGCCACCCGCAATGGCAACAGCGACAATACTTTGACCAATGCTGGAACTAACAGCGGGCGCATCGAAACGAAGGCGCGGGCGCGCCATGCATACCGGTGATTCCAGTCTACCGAGGCTCAGCCTGCGTCGACCAGGCGGGCCTGCAAACGCCTGTCATCCCCGGTAATTTCAAACCCCGCGGCCATTCAGTGGCTAAAGGGTCGAGCGCAGACTCTTGCCGACGAGCCGCAACAGTGATTTAGGTGGTTTTAATGGCGTGCTTGAGGTGCTTGACATTGCGAGCGCGAAGTAAAGAATTCCGCGGCAGTTTATCCCAGATCAAGCCAGGTTTGTAAACCACAAACAGGCGGTTATCATGCCTTTACGATTATCGTAGCGAAGCGCAATACATTAAGGACCTGTGTTCACCCGCAGGTACGCGCCCGCACGAAGAATACGGATCGAAAAAAGCGTGTTATCCCTTTACCCGAACGTTTCGCCTTATCACAAATTCCGGCTCCCGGTCGAAGACCCTCACGAACTTTACGCCGAGGAATGTGGCCGCGCAGATGGTCTGCCAGCCGTGTTTCTGCACGGTGGCCCCGGCGCCTGTTGCGAGCCGTATCATCGCGGTTTTTTCAACCCTGAACGCTACCGCGTGGTGCTGTTCGATCAGCGTGGCAGCGGGCGCTCCAGCCCGCATGCCGCGCTGATGGGCAACAGCACGCCACAGCTGGTCGCCGACATCGAACGCCTACGCGCGCATCTGGGCATCGACCGCTGGATCGTGTTCGGCGGTTCCTGGGGATCGACCTTAGGGCTGGCCTATGCGCAGGCGCATCCCGACCGCGTGCTGGGTTTGATACTGCGAGGCATATTCCTGTGCCGCAAACGCGATATCGACTGGTTTTATCAGGATGGCGCCAGCCGCATTTTCCCCGACTATTGGCAGGATTTCCTCGAACCGATTCCGCCCGCGGAGAGGGTAAGCCTGATGCACGCCTACTATCAGCGTCTGACCGGCGACGACGAGATGCAGCGCATGGCCGCGGCCAAGGCGTGGTCCGTCTGGGAAGGGCGCGCGGCAACGTTACGCGCGAATACGGGTGTAGTGAATCACTTTGCCGATCCGCATGTGGCGCTGAGTCTGGCGCGGATCGAATGTCACTACTTTGTCAACGATTGC
This genomic stretch from Gammaproteobacteria bacterium harbors:
- a CDS encoding lipid A biosynthesis acyltransferase; amino-acid sequence: MRPLLVPALVKVLSLLPLRVAHGLGAMVGLYIHTLPTPMRRVTDINLTLSFPERTTDWRART
- the pip gene encoding prolyl aminopeptidase, with protein sequence MLSLYPNVSPYHKFRLPVEDPHELYAEECGRADGLPAVFLHGGPGACCEPYHRGFFNPERYRVVLFDQRGSGRSSPHAALMGNSTPQLVADIERLRAHLGIDRWIVFGGSWGSTLGLAYAQAHPDRVLGLILRGIFLCRKRDIDWFYQDGASRIFPDYWQDFLEPIPPAERVSLMHAYYQRLTGDDEMQRMAAAKAWSVWEGRAATLRANTGVVNHFADPHVALSLARIECHYFVNDCFMTPDQLLRDAHRLRNVPGVIVHGRYDIVCPVEQALVLHQVWPEASLEIVPDAGHSATEPGTIDALVRATDAMADRLG